In the genome of Thiomicrospira aerophila AL3, one region contains:
- the ybeY gene encoding rRNA maturation RNase YbeY, with the protein MFELDIQVVQDDPQLPTEAQCLSWLAAAQAELIAYDADEFSDQNYAITLRFVDALESQQLNETYRGINKPTNVLSFPVDDWDEAGLPAELLAELGTPHVGDLVFCVPVMSAEAQEMAISPEAHWAHLLVHGYLHLHGFDHLKDDEAALMEGLESKIMCQLGFADPYSEAELAD; encoded by the coding sequence ATGTTTGAACTTGATATACAAGTTGTCCAAGATGATCCACAGTTACCGACTGAAGCACAATGTTTAAGCTGGTTAGCAGCGGCGCAGGCCGAATTAATAGCCTATGATGCCGATGAGTTTTCGGATCAAAACTATGCCATAACACTAAGATTTGTTGATGCCCTTGAAAGCCAGCAGCTTAATGAGACCTATCGGGGTATTAATAAACCAACTAATGTGTTGTCTTTTCCCGTCGATGATTGGGATGAAGCCGGTTTGCCTGCTGAGCTATTGGCCGAACTGGGTACGCCGCATGTAGGGGATTTGGTGTTTTGTGTGCCAGTGATGTCAGCTGAAGCACAGGAGATGGCGATATCGCCTGAAGCCCACTGGGCCCATTTATTGGTGCACGGTTATTTGCATTTGCATGGTTTTGATCATCTTAAAGATGACGAAGCTGCATTAATGGAAGGGTTGGAATCAAAGATTATGTGCCAGCTTGGTTTTGCCGATCCTTATAGCGAAGCGGAGCTTGCGGATTAA
- the miaB gene encoding tRNA (N6-isopentenyl adenosine(37)-C2)-methylthiotransferase MiaB produces MSDLLTKQGSSSNDSIVGGGLLIKTYGCQMNEYDSEKMANLLENTHGLRLVETPEEADVVLMNTCSVREKAQEKVFDELGKWKKWKAEKPNRVIGVGGCVASQEGKVIRQRAPYVDVIFGPQTLHRLPNMINDALGARARDGKAKAVIDISFPEIEKFDHLPKPESTGVSAFVSIMEGCSKYCTFCVVPYTRGEEVSRPFNDVLAEIRTLAEQGVREINLLGQNVNAYRGVMSDGDIADLAILMHAVRLIPGIDRIRYTTSHPNEMTSNIINAFGEIPELVSHLHLPIQSGSDRILALMKRNHLALEYKSIIRKVRAHRPNLSLSGDFIIGFPGETHADFEATMKLVEELKYDRSFSFIYSPRPGTPASSLPDDVSMDEKKQRLYALQALLNEQTQAISAAMIGTKQRVLVERLSRRSTDEMAGRTENNRVVNFPGRIDMIGQFVEVEIHEALTNSLRGEVVDEPEAGLQRDAARYYAL; encoded by the coding sequence ATGAGTGATCTATTAACAAAGCAAGGTTCGTCCTCCAATGATTCAATTGTTGGCGGCGGGTTATTGATAAAAACCTATGGCTGTCAAATGAATGAGTATGACTCAGAAAAGATGGCTAATCTGCTTGAGAACACTCATGGTTTGCGTTTGGTTGAAACCCCAGAAGAAGCCGATGTAGTGTTGATGAATACTTGTTCGGTGCGCGAAAAAGCGCAAGAAAAAGTATTTGATGAACTGGGTAAATGGAAAAAGTGGAAAGCTGAAAAGCCTAATCGGGTGATTGGCGTCGGTGGTTGTGTTGCCTCACAAGAGGGTAAGGTTATACGCCAGCGTGCGCCCTATGTGGATGTGATTTTTGGGCCACAAACACTGCACCGTTTACCGAATATGATTAACGATGCGTTAGGCGCGCGCGCGCGGGACGGTAAGGCTAAAGCAGTGATTGACATTTCTTTTCCAGAAATTGAAAAGTTTGATCATTTGCCTAAGCCAGAATCCACCGGCGTATCGGCCTTTGTGTCGATTATGGAAGGCTGTTCAAAATATTGTACCTTCTGTGTGGTGCCCTATACCCGTGGTGAAGAGGTCAGTCGCCCGTTTAACGATGTGTTGGCCGAGATTCGCACTCTAGCCGAACAGGGGGTGCGTGAAATCAATCTACTGGGTCAGAATGTTAATGCCTATCGGGGTGTGATGTCCGATGGTGACATCGCCGATTTAGCGATTTTAATGCACGCAGTACGTTTAATCCCAGGGATTGACCGGATTCGCTATACCACTTCGCACCCCAATGAAATGACCAGCAATATTATCAATGCGTTTGGTGAAATTCCCGAGTTGGTGTCTCATTTACACCTGCCAATTCAGTCTGGTTCAGATCGAATTTTGGCGTTGATGAAGCGTAATCACTTAGCGTTGGAATATAAGTCGATTATTCGCAAAGTGCGGGCGCATCGTCCAAATCTAAGTTTGTCGGGGGATTTTATTATTGGTTTCCCAGGTGAAACTCATGCAGATTTTGAAGCCACCATGAAGCTAGTCGAAGAGTTGAAATACGATCGTTCATTTAGTTTTATCTACAGTCCGCGTCCTGGCACGCCAGCATCGAGTTTGCCTGATGATGTGTCGATGGATGAAAAGAAACAGCGTTTGTATGCGTTGCAAGCTTTGTTGAATGAACAAACACAAGCGATCAGTGCCGCTATGATTGGTACCAAACAAAGAGTGTTGGTTGAGCGTTTATCGCGTCGTTCAACGGATGAGATGGCTGGGCGAACCGAGAATAATCGGGTTGTTAATTTTCCAGGTCGCATTGATATGATTGGCCAGTTTGTGGAGGTGGAAATTCATGAAGCCTTAACTAATTCCTTGCGAGGTGAGGTGGTTGATGAACCAGAAGCAGGCCTGCAACGCGATGCGGCGCGTTATTATGCGTTATAA
- the ppsA gene encoding phosphoenolpyruvate synthase, which yields MSVNYIRFFSELTLDDLPLVGGKNASLGEMVQALASQGVPVPEGFAVTAEAYRELLSVNKLTGKISAEMQALNPDDKDDLATRAKRVRGWIYDAKWPADMISQLHQAYGRLQAESGLGDQLSLAVRSSATAEDLPNASFAGQQDTYLNIQGEADLLEACKRCFASLYTDRAIHYRIDKGFDHDQVALSIGVQRMVRSDLASSGVIFTLDTETGFDQVVFITAAWGLGENVVQGAVDPDEFYVHKPTLAQGFEQVLKRHKGAKKIKMVYASAAAKSPVRNVPTSRAEREVFCLSDADVVTLARYAMIIEQHYSAQAGYTKPMDIEWAKDGLTGELFIVQARPETVISQKNKAIQRDYRLAAPPEFAPLVIGRAVGGKIGQGQVRVIKDLSELSSFKRGEILVSDTTNPDWEPIMKMAGAIVTNRGGRTCHAAIIARELGIPAVVGCEHATEHLTSGMDVTVSCAEGEQGKIYPGLLDIDITETDLSDLPLPATPIMLNLGNPELAFAYAHLPVAGVGLARMEFIINAIGVHPQALLDYEQLTDQPLKTAIGERIRGYESPQSYYVQSLAEGIATLAAAFYPKPVLVRFSDFKSNEYANLLGGSLYEPEEENPMIGYRGAARYIDADFAPSFALECQAIKQVREKMGLTNVNVMVPFCRRVNEAQAVVSLLNQLGIRSGDQGLKIYMMCEIPNNVLMMSAFAEYFDGFSIGSNDLTQLVLGVDRDSAKVAASYDERDPGVKKMLQMAIEQAQTLGKPIGICGQAPSDYPEMAEFLVHLGVSSMSLNPDSVLTSLPKILAAEQVNA from the coding sequence ATGTCAGTGAATTACATTCGGTTTTTTAGTGAGTTGACCCTGGATGATTTGCCGCTGGTGGGTGGCAAAAATGCCTCACTAGGCGAAATGGTGCAGGCTTTAGCTAGTCAAGGTGTGCCTGTGCCAGAGGGGTTTGCGGTGACGGCAGAGGCTTATCGCGAGTTGCTATCGGTAAACAAGCTGACTGGAAAAATTTCGGCTGAAATGCAAGCACTTAATCCAGATGATAAGGATGATTTAGCCACACGCGCTAAGCGGGTTAGAGGCTGGATTTATGATGCCAAGTGGCCGGCTGATATGATTAGTCAGTTGCATCAGGCTTATGGGCGTTTGCAAGCCGAGTCGGGTTTAGGTGACCAACTGAGTTTAGCGGTGCGTAGCTCCGCGACGGCGGAAGATTTGCCGAATGCCAGTTTTGCCGGTCAGCAAGATACTTACCTTAATATTCAAGGTGAAGCCGATTTGTTAGAAGCTTGCAAACGTTGTTTTGCGAGTTTATACACGGATCGTGCAATTCACTATCGTATTGATAAAGGCTTTGATCATGATCAGGTGGCCTTGTCGATTGGTGTGCAGCGTATGGTGCGTAGTGACTTAGCTTCATCTGGGGTGATTTTTACCCTGGATACAGAAACCGGGTTTGATCAGGTGGTGTTTATTACCGCCGCCTGGGGGCTGGGTGAAAATGTCGTGCAAGGTGCGGTTGACCCAGATGAATTTTATGTGCATAAACCGACTTTAGCACAAGGATTTGAGCAGGTACTCAAACGCCATAAAGGCGCCAAAAAAATTAAGATGGTGTATGCCTCAGCCGCAGCCAAGTCCCCCGTGCGAAATGTGCCTACCTCGCGTGCTGAACGCGAGGTGTTCTGTTTGAGCGACGCCGATGTGGTGACGCTGGCACGCTATGCGATGATTATTGAGCAACATTATTCGGCGCAAGCCGGTTACACCAAGCCGATGGATATAGAGTGGGCTAAAGATGGTTTAACCGGCGAATTATTTATTGTTCAAGCGCGCCCAGAAACCGTTATTTCGCAAAAAAATAAAGCGATTCAGCGAGACTATCGTTTAGCGGCGCCTCCTGAGTTTGCGCCGTTGGTGATTGGGCGAGCCGTCGGCGGTAAGATCGGTCAAGGGCAGGTGCGAGTGATTAAAGACCTGTCTGAGTTATCAAGTTTTAAACGCGGCGAAATTTTGGTGAGCGATACCACCAACCCTGATTGGGAGCCGATTATGAAAATGGCCGGTGCGATTGTCACCAATCGGGGCGGGCGTACCTGTCATGCAGCGATTATTGCGCGTGAGCTAGGGATTCCTGCTGTGGTGGGATGTGAACATGCCACAGAACATCTCACTAGCGGTATGGATGTGACGGTGAGTTGTGCCGAAGGTGAGCAGGGCAAGATTTATCCAGGACTGCTTGATATTGACATCACCGAAACCGACTTGAGTGACCTGCCGTTGCCTGCCACCCCGATTATGCTTAATCTTGGCAATCCTGAATTGGCTTTTGCCTATGCGCATTTGCCGGTAGCTGGCGTAGGTTTAGCCAGAATGGAATTTATCATTAATGCTATAGGTGTTCATCCACAGGCGCTATTGGACTATGAGCAGTTGACTGATCAGCCCTTAAAAACCGCTATTGGCGAGCGCATTCGGGGTTATGAATCACCGCAATCTTATTATGTTCAATCCCTAGCGGAAGGAATTGCTACCTTAGCGGCGGCCTTTTATCCCAAACCCGTGTTGGTCCGCTTTTCGGATTTTAAATCCAATGAATATGCCAATTTATTAGGTGGCAGCCTGTATGAACCAGAGGAAGAGAATCCGATGATCGGTTATAGGGGTGCGGCGCGTTACATTGATGCTGATTTTGCACCGAGTTTTGCGCTGGAGTGCCAAGCCATTAAACAGGTGCGAGAAAAAATGGGTCTGACCAACGTTAATGTAATGGTGCCATTTTGTCGTCGTGTGAATGAAGCGCAGGCGGTGGTAAGCTTGCTGAATCAATTAGGCATTCGGTCTGGTGATCAGGGGTTAAAAATCTATATGATGTGTGAAATCCCTAATAATGTCTTGATGATGTCCGCGTTCGCCGAGTATTTTGATGGTTTCTCCATTGGAAGTAATGACTTAACGCAACTGGTGTTAGGGGTGGATCGAGATTCAGCTAAAGTGGCCGCTTCTTATGATGAACGAGACCCAGGCGTGAAAAAGATGTTGCAGATGGCGATTGAACAAGCGCAAACTTTGGGTAAACCAATTGGTATTTGTGGTCAAGCGCCATCTGATTATCCAGAAATGGCTGAGTTTTTAGTGCATTTGGGGGTCAGTTCGATGAGCTTAAACCCCGACTCGGTGTTAACCAGCTTGCCGAAAATTTTAGCTGCTGAGCAGGTGAATGCTTAA
- the glnA gene encoding type I glutamate--ammonia ligase: protein MSQAIFDLIKEQEIKWADLRFTDTIGKEQHVTIPATEVDDEFFEDGHSFDGSSIRGWKGIQNSDMLLMPQTDGYYVDPFTNDPTIVIRCMIVEPSTLEPYEKDPRGIAKKAEMYLKSTGVADTAFFGPEPEFFIFDDVRWGADMSGSFVKIDSNESSWNTEKVYDGGNMGHRPKTKGGYFPVPPVDQLHEVRADICAMAEAIGLKIEAHHHEVANSGQCELAIAGNTLTAKADEVQMLKYAVHNTCHQLGKTATFMAKPIVGDNGSGMHINQSLSKNGKNIFAGDVYSGLSQEALWYIGGLMKHARALNAFTNPGTNSYKRLVPGFEAPILLAYSGSNRSASIRIPYAASERGRRVELRFPDPTANPYLAFAASLMAGLDGIINKIDPGAPAEKDLYDLPPEEEATFKTVCASLEEALDALNEDREFLKAGGVFTDEAIDSYIKLKMEDVTRMRATTHPIEFDMYYSA, encoded by the coding sequence ATGTCGCAAGCAATTTTTGACCTGATTAAAGAACAAGAGATTAAATGGGCTGATTTACGTTTCACTGACACCATTGGCAAAGAGCAGCATGTAACCATCCCGGCTACTGAAGTTGATGATGAGTTTTTCGAAGACGGTCATAGCTTTGACGGTTCTTCTATTCGTGGTTGGAAAGGCATTCAAAACTCTGACATGTTGCTAATGCCACAAACTGATGGATATTATGTTGATCCATTCACCAATGATCCGACTATTGTTATTCGTTGTATGATCGTTGAACCGTCAACATTAGAGCCTTACGAAAAAGATCCACGTGGAATTGCTAAAAAAGCAGAAATGTACCTAAAATCAACCGGTGTAGCGGATACTGCGTTCTTTGGCCCAGAACCAGAATTCTTTATCTTTGATGATGTACGTTGGGGCGCAGACATGTCTGGCTCATTCGTTAAGATCGACAGTAATGAGTCTTCATGGAACACAGAAAAAGTTTATGATGGCGGCAACATGGGTCACCGTCCAAAAACCAAAGGCGGTTATTTCCCAGTTCCACCCGTTGATCAGCTCCATGAAGTGCGTGCCGACATCTGCGCTATGGCTGAAGCGATTGGCTTAAAAATCGAAGCTCATCACCATGAAGTAGCGAACAGCGGTCAGTGTGAGCTAGCTATTGCTGGCAACACCTTAACGGCTAAAGCTGACGAAGTGCAAATGCTTAAATATGCAGTGCACAATACTTGCCATCAATTAGGCAAAACCGCTACTTTTATGGCTAAGCCCATTGTTGGTGACAACGGTTCAGGGATGCACATTAACCAGTCATTATCAAAAAATGGTAAAAATATTTTTGCTGGTGATGTGTATTCTGGTTTATCACAAGAAGCGCTTTGGTACATTGGCGGCCTAATGAAACACGCACGTGCATTGAATGCCTTCACTAACCCAGGCACTAATTCTTACAAGCGCTTGGTACCTGGCTTTGAAGCGCCGATTTTGTTGGCCTACTCAGGCTCAAACCGCTCGGCATCGATTCGTATTCCTTATGCGGCTTCTGAGCGCGGTCGTCGTGTTGAATTACGCTTCCCAGATCCAACAGCTAACCCTTACTTGGCGTTTGCAGCCTCATTAATGGCTGGTTTAGACGGTATTATCAATAAGATCGATCCAGGCGCGCCTGCTGAGAAAGACCTATATGACCTACCACCAGAAGAAGAAGCGACCTTCAAAACTGTTTGTGCCTCTTTAGAAGAAGCATTAGATGCATTGAACGAAGATCGTGAATTCCTAAAAGCGGGCGGTGTGTTTACTGATGAAGCGATTGATTCCTACATCAAACTGAAGATGGAAGATGTGACACGCATGCGTGCAACGACCCATCCGATTGAATTTGATATGTACTACTCAGCTTAA
- a CDS encoding mechanosensitive ion channel family protein, which produces MLVDWLTGLLSHWIAYPTLLNILVAMTSVVTVLLFVGVSFYLSRQLVRPWVNHLIDWFEGDTLDATTEQRPALASHIAHLIPAILLVELVPFFFGSWPWWESLVHTLTWLYLYAFVALLLAALADVVQAMLAARHQDSNIPFKVISQLSKLVIFIVLAIMTVSLLMGASPAYLLSGLGALTAVLLLVFRDALLGFVASIQIAANRMVARGDWIEMPKYGADGSVIELALTTVKVRNWDNTVTTLPTYALISDSFKNWRAMQESGGRRIKRAILVDIHSIRFVDAKEMAKIKQSPMLADFFAEQTLINLDTADLTNTALFRAYVEWRLRKHPLINQNLMVMVRQMQPSEVGLPIEIYCFSADKNWANYERIQSDIFDNLLATLPLFDLQAFQRIGSRRDEHDLELT; this is translated from the coding sequence ATGTTAGTTGATTGGTTAACGGGCTTATTAAGTCATTGGATTGCTTACCCTACGTTATTAAATATACTGGTGGCGATGACCAGTGTAGTCACGGTGTTGTTGTTTGTAGGGGTCAGTTTTTATCTCTCCAGGCAACTGGTGCGGCCTTGGGTTAATCATTTAATTGACTGGTTTGAGGGCGATACCCTGGATGCCACTACTGAACAGCGTCCTGCGTTAGCCAGTCACATTGCACATTTAATCCCTGCGATTTTATTGGTTGAATTGGTCCCGTTTTTTTTTGGTAGTTGGCCTTGGTGGGAAAGTTTAGTTCACACGCTTACTTGGCTCTATCTCTATGCGTTTGTTGCCTTATTGCTGGCGGCACTTGCCGATGTGGTACAGGCGATGCTGGCGGCACGCCATCAAGATTCAAATATCCCGTTTAAAGTTATCTCACAGTTATCGAAACTGGTGATTTTTATCGTGCTGGCGATTATGACGGTGAGCCTATTAATGGGCGCCTCGCCTGCTTATCTGCTCAGTGGTTTGGGGGCGCTAACGGCAGTTTTGCTGTTGGTATTCAGAGATGCCTTATTAGGTTTTGTGGCCAGTATTCAAATTGCGGCCAATCGGATGGTGGCACGCGGTGATTGGATTGAGATGCCCAAGTATGGTGCAGATGGCAGTGTGATTGAGCTGGCGTTAACTACGGTTAAAGTGCGTAACTGGGATAATACCGTCACGACCCTGCCAACTTACGCGCTGATTTCCGATTCGTTTAAAAACTGGCGGGCGATGCAGGAATCTGGCGGACGTCGGATTAAGCGCGCTATTTTGGTCGATATTCACTCTATTCGTTTTGTCGATGCCAAAGAAATGGCTAAGATCAAGCAGTCGCCCATGCTGGCTGATTTTTTTGCCGAGCAAACTTTGATTAACCTTGATACAGCGGACTTGACCAATACCGCGCTCTTTAGAGCTTATGTGGAGTGGCGTTTGCGTAAACATCCGTTAATTAATCAAAATTTGATGGTGATGGTGCGTCAAATGCAGCCTAGCGAAGTGGGGCTGCCAATCGAAATTTACTGCTTTAGCGCCGATAAAAACTGGGCGAATTATGAGCGCATTCAATCAGATATTTTTGATAATTTATTAGCCACCTTGCCCTTATTCGATTTACAGGCTTTCCAACGTATTGGGAGTCGCCGTGATGAGCATGACCTTGAACTAACCTAG
- a CDS encoding HlyC/CorC family transporter — MSDSDSSSGSSWIDRIARVFSNEPEDLDDLIILLKDAQQQGLIDHDAFYMIEGVLDVSEMRVRDIMVPRPQVDVIDESESLESILQEIARSAHSRYPVISETKDQVLGILLAKDVLKLMVQGELNSIEDLRSIYRKPVFIPESKRVNVLLREFKSSHNHMALVVDEYAGLAGVVTIEDVLEQIVGEIEDEHDEDEEELIKPHNGGSFRVQAITPLDMFAESFNVALEHDSNIETLGGLIATHLGHVPQKDEEIVLQGFNFRVLKADSRRVHLFLVKPVKKPSDKQLVPTNV; from the coding sequence ATGAGTGACAGTGACAGTAGTAGCGGGTCGTCTTGGATAGATCGTATTGCCCGGGTGTTTTCAAATGAACCGGAAGATTTAGACGACCTCATTATCCTGCTAAAAGATGCCCAACAGCAAGGGCTGATAGACCATGATGCCTTTTATATGATAGAAGGCGTGTTGGATGTAAGTGAAATGCGTGTTCGCGATATTATGGTGCCGCGTCCACAAGTCGATGTGATTGATGAATCTGAATCGCTCGAATCTATCTTGCAAGAAATTGCCCGTTCTGCCCACTCTCGTTATCCCGTTATTTCCGAGACCAAAGACCAAGTCTTGGGCATTTTATTAGCCAAAGACGTGCTTAAGTTGATGGTGCAGGGTGAATTAAATTCAATTGAAGACCTGCGCTCAATTTATCGTAAACCGGTGTTTATTCCCGAGAGTAAGCGGGTTAATGTATTGCTGCGTGAATTTAAGTCTAGTCACAATCATATGGCACTGGTGGTGGATGAATATGCCGGACTGGCCGGGGTAGTTACCATTGAAGATGTCCTTGAACAAATCGTCGGTGAAATTGAAGATGAGCATGACGAAGACGAAGAGGAATTAATAAAGCCGCACAATGGCGGCAGTTTTAGAGTGCAGGCAATCACACCGCTTGATATGTTTGCTGAGTCATTTAATGTTGCTCTTGAGCATGACAGCAATATTGAAACCCTAGGTGGGTTGATTGCGACACATTTGGGTCATGTTCCGCAAAAGGATGAAGAAATCGTCTTGCAAGGCTTTAACTTTCGAGTGCTGAAAGCAGATAGTCGCCGCGTGCATTTGTTTTTAGTGAAGCCGGTCAAAAAACCATCAGATAAGCAGCTTGTTCCCACGAATGTCTAA
- the lnt gene encoding apolipoprotein N-acyltransferase: MSKFKRGLSHLGRALVPNRWAGLALLFGAMTVLGFAPFEFSPLALVGLTGLFWLWIAKSTGLADGVRYGLWFGIGQFGLGVSWLFSSIYFYSEAGLVVAILLVTLFVLLLSSFVALAGLVIRKLASSNWPGAALLWLMPAVWVLVEWLRSHTFGGLPFLLMGTSHLDTWLDGYAPVLGVYGVSFAVAMTAGLLVWMLQYRQVLPAALVMIFLWPIGGSLQKVNWVTPIDEPVSVALIQGNVSQDIKWERAEFANMMRLYTRLTRENLDAQIVVWPETAIPGYFDQAAAGLLRHFVGDAQLQSRDIVVGAITRPSPDANQYFNSMINLRQPDQTYHKRKLVLFGEYYPMSGMVELVADHLNLPFSQFSAGPARQPLMELAGHPVGVSICFEMMFGGLIARDLPQARFLITASNDAWFSHTFEPAQLRQEAQMRAREVGREIARVTNTGYTVIIGVDGQIKQQIPPYEIGVLRGEVQPYEGATPFSHWTHWPILIWSWMLLMMAGYFTRYSFSELIQRWLR; the protein is encoded by the coding sequence ATGTCTAAGTTTAAACGTGGCTTAAGTCATTTAGGCAGGGCGCTTGTGCCAAATCGTTGGGCAGGACTAGCACTGCTGTTTGGTGCCATGACTGTGCTGGGCTTTGCACCTTTTGAATTTTCCCCGCTTGCCTTAGTCGGCCTAACTGGTTTGTTTTGGTTGTGGATAGCTAAATCCACCGGCCTTGCCGATGGCGTTCGCTATGGCCTATGGTTTGGTATAGGGCAATTTGGCTTAGGCGTCAGCTGGCTATTTTCGAGTATTTATTTCTATTCAGAAGCCGGTCTGGTTGTTGCTATTTTGCTGGTGACGCTATTTGTTTTGCTGCTATCAAGCTTTGTCGCTTTAGCAGGCCTGGTTATTCGTAAATTAGCCTCGTCTAATTGGCCTGGTGCGGCATTATTGTGGCTGATGCCCGCGGTGTGGGTGTTGGTTGAATGGTTACGCAGTCATACCTTTGGCGGCTTACCCTTTTTGCTGATGGGTACCTCGCACTTAGATACGTGGCTAGATGGTTATGCGCCCGTATTAGGTGTTTATGGTGTTAGTTTTGCGGTCGCCATGACAGCAGGCTTGCTGGTCTGGATGCTGCAGTACCGTCAGGTGTTGCCAGCCGCCTTGGTAATGATTTTTTTATGGCCAATTGGCGGCAGTCTACAAAAAGTAAACTGGGTTACGCCGATTGATGAGCCGGTTTCGGTTGCCCTGATTCAGGGTAACGTATCACAAGATATTAAGTGGGAGCGAGCTGAATTTGCCAATATGATGCGGCTCTATACGCGCCTGACCCGTGAGAATTTGGATGCCCAAATTGTGGTGTGGCCAGAAACGGCGATTCCAGGCTATTTTGATCAAGCCGCAGCAGGCTTGCTACGGCATTTTGTCGGTGATGCGCAATTACAATCTCGTGATATTGTGGTGGGGGCGATTACTCGACCCAGTCCAGATGCTAATCAATATTTTAATTCGATGATTAATTTGCGCCAGCCTGATCAAACTTACCATAAACGTAAGCTGGTATTATTTGGTGAGTACTATCCGATGTCAGGAATGGTTGAGTTAGTTGCTGATCACCTTAATCTTCCCTTTTCACAGTTTAGTGCCGGTCCAGCTCGACAACCTTTAATGGAGTTGGCGGGGCACCCAGTGGGTGTATCGATTTGTTTTGAAATGATGTTTGGCGGCTTAATCGCCCGTGATCTACCCCAAGCACGGTTTTTAATTACCGCCAGTAATGACGCTTGGTTTAGTCATACTTTTGAGCCTGCACAGTTGCGTCAAGAGGCACAAATGCGTGCGCGTGAAGTGGGGCGTGAAATAGCCCGCGTGACCAATACGGGCTATACAGTCATTATTGGCGTAGATGGCCAGATTAAACAGCAGATTCCGCCTTATGAAATCGGCGTGTTGCGTGGTGAGGTTCAACCCTATGAAGGTGCAACGCCCTTTAGTCACTGGACCCATTGGCCTATTTTAATCTGGTCGTGGATGTTGCTAATGATGGCGGGTTATTTTACGCGATATAGTTTCAGTGAACTCATACAACGTTGGTTGCGATAA
- a CDS encoding PhoH family protein, translated as MSNSNQLDSILFDLAPESNEQLQNFCGWHNQHLSDLELKLGVEINHLGFKFKITGHPSRLVIAERAVRAWYAEAEHKTLLPEDLHLLLSSTDIQQGLVQASAGGGEGFEIIRVKRKQIKTRNPNQTQYVRAMKNNEVNFGIGPAGTGKTYLAVASAVAALEADQVRRIILTRPAVEAGEKLGFLPGDLTQKVDPYLRPLYDALFDMLGFEAVERMIEKNVIEIAPLAFMRGRTLNEAFIILDEAQNTTIEQMKMLLTRMGFNSRVAITGDITQCDLPKHQKSGLRDAIEVLAEVDEVGFTFFQVKDVVRHKLVQRIVQAYEQAAPINRQ; from the coding sequence ATGAGTAACTCTAATCAGTTGGATTCCATTCTATTTGATTTGGCGCCCGAGTCTAATGAGCAGCTACAAAACTTTTGTGGCTGGCACAATCAACATTTAAGTGATTTAGAGCTTAAGCTTGGCGTTGAAATTAATCATCTTGGGTTTAAATTTAAAATCACCGGTCATCCAAGTCGTCTGGTTATTGCTGAGCGTGCTGTGCGCGCTTGGTATGCGGAAGCTGAGCATAAAACGCTGTTGCCTGAAGACCTGCATTTGTTACTGAGTTCTACAGATATTCAACAGGGTTTAGTCCAGGCTTCTGCAGGTGGCGGTGAAGGTTTTGAAATTATTCGCGTCAAGCGCAAGCAAATTAAAACTCGTAATCCTAATCAAACCCAGTATGTTCGGGCGATGAAAAATAATGAAGTCAATTTTGGCATAGGTCCAGCAGGTACGGGAAAAACTTACTTAGCGGTAGCTTCTGCGGTGGCGGCACTCGAAGCGGATCAAGTCAGACGGATCATTTTAACCAGGCCTGCGGTCGAGGCCGGTGAGAAGCTCGGGTTTTTACCAGGCGATTTAACCCAAAAGGTAGATCCCTATTTACGTCCTTTATACGATGCGTTATTTGATATGCTCGGCTTTGAAGCCGTTGAACGCATGATTGAAAAAAACGTTATTGAAATTGCACCGCTTGCTTTTATGCGGGGCCGCACCCTCAATGAAGCCTTTATTATTTTGGATGAAGCGCAAAACACCACCATTGAACAAATGAAAATGCTGTTGACGCGCATGGGCTTTAATTCACGCGTCGCCATTACGGGCGACATCACCCAGTGTGACTTGCCTAAGCATCAAAAATCTGGATTGCGTGATGCGATTGAGGTTTTGGCTGAGGTAGATGAGGTAGGGTTTACCTTTTTCCAAGTTAAGGACGTGGTGCGCCATAAACTGGTACAACGCATTGTGCAGGCCTATGAACAGGCCGCGCCGATCAATCGCCAATAG